Proteins from one Juglans microcarpa x Juglans regia isolate MS1-56 chromosome 1S, Jm3101_v1.0, whole genome shotgun sequence genomic window:
- the LOC121247008 gene encoding secretion-regulating guanine nucleotide exchange factor isoform X1, protein MKLREFRVCGEGLRRRWMSSAVLSFGDGSQGALGLPSSLTGLAVDAYEPTPVPALPPDVTSLSAGHYHSLAVTSQGQLWAWGRNNEAQLGRGLLAPRYITDCQNLSFGRDSWNEPKRVQGLDKVNVCAAFASGVISAAIGDDGSLWVWGKSKRGQLGLGKGIVEAVAPSRVEALAGEKIAKVSFGWGHTLAQTEDGNLFVWGYSADARIGKVGESFERSRLDSSVGIPENKGQLSSSAFEAAEKLVLEGMKEEENMPIVWEPCLVEQLHGVEVTDIACGLDHSTVLYRNGTLLSCGSNVYGQLGRVNQDLGMLPVDIAIVPVSIAAGLGHSLAICRVSSSDTIEDATSIVSWGWNRSFQLGRTGPEHIPLMVEGLADEIPVSVSGGRAHSAVLTSKGEVWVWGCGKNGRLGLGSSSDEAEPILLDSLQGCEVIQIVSGFDHNLVLIAE, encoded by the exons ATGAAATTAAGAGAATTTAGGGTTTGTGGGGAAGGGCTACGAAGAAGATGGATGAGCAGCGCGGTGCTGAGCTTTGGGGATGGGAGCCAGGGGGCTCTCGGACTGCCTTCCTCTCTGACGGGTCTTGCTGTTGACGCTTATGAGCCCACGCCGGTCCCTGCGCTCCCCCCTGATGTTACCAGTCTCAGTGCCGGACACTACCACTCTTTGGCTGTAACTTCCCAAGGTCAGCTGTGGGCTTGGGGTCGAAACAACGAAGCCCAGCTCGGCCGTGGTCTTCTTGCTCCCAG GTACATTACTGATTGTCAAAATTTGAGCTTTGGCAGAGATTCTTGGAATGAGCCGAAGAGAGTGCAAGGGCTGGACAAAGTGAATGTTTGCGCTGCATTTGCATCCGGGGTAATTTCTGCAGCCATTGGAGATGATGGGTCTTTATGGGTCTGGGGAAAGTCTAAGCGTGGACAGCTTGGTCTTGGAAAAGGAATCGTTGAGGCTGTAGCACCTTCCAGGGTTGAAGCGCTTGCTGGAGAAAAGATAGCCAAG GTGTCATTTGGTTGGGGGCATACACTTGCACAAACTGAGGATGGGAATTTGTTTGTCTGGGGTTATTCAGCTGATGCTAGGATAGGGAAGGTTGGGGAATCTTTCGAGAGGTCTCGTCTGGATTCGAGTGTGGGTATACCAGAAAACAAAGGACAACTCTCAAGCTCGGCATTCGAAGCTGCCGAGAAGCTGGTTTTAGAAGGAATGAAGGAGGAGGAAAACATGCCAATTGTCTGGGAACCTTGTTTAGTGGAGCAATTACATGGTGTTGAAGTCACAGACATTGCGTGTGGGCTAGATCATTCCACGGTTCTCTACC GTAATGGCACCCTGTTGAGCTGTGGAAGTAACGTATATGGTCAGCTGGGCAGAGTAAATCAAGATTTGGGAATGTTGCCAGTTGACATAGCCATTGTTCCTGTGTCTATAGCGGCAGGTCTTGGCCATTCTTTGGCAATTTGCAGGGTTTCATCATCGGATACAATAGAAGATGCTACGAGTATTGTTTCGTGGGGATGGAATCGGAGCTTTCAGCTTGGAAGGACAGGACCAGAGCATATCCCATTGATGGTTGAAGGGTTAGCTGATGAAATTCCAGTCTCTGTGTCAGGGGGGCGTGCACATTCCGCTGTTCTCACATCTAAGGGAGAGGTGTGGGTTTGGGGCTGTGGTAAGAATGGCAGGCTTGGGTTAGGAAGCTCCAGTGATGAAGCTGAGCCAATTTTGCTAGACTCTTTACAAGGTTGCGAGGTTATACAAATTGTGTCAGGCTTTGATCATAATCTTGTCTTGATTGCTGAATAA
- the LOC121247011 gene encoding putative glucose-6-phosphate 1-epimerase, with the protein MALVSMAFSLPTLCPPNLRRVNRYNSGKAYATVGKEASTSLGVRVTEGEGNLPKVVLTSATGSEADVYLFGGCVTSWKVANGKDLLFVRPDAVFNKKKPISGGLPHCFPQFGPGQIQQHGFARNLDWSIVDSENVEGNPVVTLELKDSTYSRSMWDYSFQALYKVILHTRSLSTELTITNTDNKPFSFNTALHTYFRASVTGASVKGLKGCKTLNKDPDPKNPLEGKEERDVVTFPGFVDCVYLDVPNELQLDNGLGDTISVRNTNWTDAVLWNPYLQMEACYKDFVCVENAKIGNVQLEPAQSWTATQHLSID; encoded by the exons ATGGCGTTGGTTTCTATGGCATTCTCGCTTCCCACCTTATGCCCACCTAATCTTCGCCGAGTCAACAG GTATAATTCTGGCAAGGCTTATGCAACTGTGGGCAAAGAAGCCTCTACTTCGTTGGGTGTGCGAGTCACAGAAGGAGAAGGGAACTTGCCCAAGGTTGTGCTCACTTCCGCTACCGGTAG CGAGGCAGATGTGTACTTGTTTGGAGGCTGTGTCACGTCTTGGAAAGTAGCAAATGGCAAGGACCTCCTTTTTGTTCGGCCAGATGCTGtgtttaataagaaaaaaccAATCAG TGGAGGCCTTCCACATTGTTTCCCGCAGTTTGGACCTGGCCAAATACAGCAG CATGGATTTGCAAGGAACTTGGATTGGTCCATTGTTGATTCTGAAAATGTGGAAGGAAATCCTGTTGTAACTCTAGAACTAAAGGATAGTACTTACAGCCGTTCCATGTGGGATTATAGCTTTCAAGCTTTATACAAG GTCATTCTACATACAAGAAGCCTTTCAACTGAACTAACAATTACAAACACAGACAATAAGCCATTTTCATTTAATACTGCCTTGCACACATACTTCCGT gcttcTGTGACAGGGGCATCAGTGAAAGGTTTGAAAGGGTGCAAAACTCTGAACAAAGATCCAGATCCTAAGAATCCATTGGAGGGTAAGGAAGAAAG GGATGTGGTCACTTTTCCTGGATTTGTAGATTGCGTCTATCTGGATGTGCCTAATGAATTGCAGCTTGATAATGGCTTGGGTGATACGATATCTGTCAGGAACACTAA TTGGACAGATGCTGTTTTGTGGAACCCTTATCTGCAGATGGAAGCTTGCTACAAAGATTTTGTTTGTGTTGAGAATGCTAAG ATTGGAAACGTCCAACTAGAGCCTGCACAATCTTGGACAGCCACACAGCATCTTAGCATTGACTGA
- the LOC121247010 gene encoding transmembrane protein 53 isoform X1, protein MEAPMKLFCGHSILSRQVFARTGHRLPSLVVSSVTRREIRPRFSLSHAHSSFSAVPANPNPFSFLSFSQPFTSPIPTDSFSQSLSRSNGEISIWSRSPGNSIVNGSNAGVLGDKERVVTVVLLGWLGAKTKHLKRYVEWYNSRGLHAVTFVVEVRELLCFDLGQRLEQRMSALADELVSWVSEREEDGRERCLVFHTFSNTGWLSYGAILNAFQGRKDLMDKIKGCIVDSGGGDQFNPQVWAAGFATAILKKRSSAAYPVVDSGELNEFNSEMNMPKMQENKPPLIETVLLSALEKFFSVVLKLPDVELRLKRIVSNISKTQSYFPQLYLYSTADKVVPFQSVEFFIEEQRRMGRKVRSFNFGSSPHVDHYRSFPNIYSSELHDFLLNECFAKVEQL, encoded by the exons ATGGAAGCTCCGATGAAGTTATTCTGCGGTCATTCCATTCTCAGTCGCCAAGTCTTCGCCAGAACCGGACACCGACTACCCTCGCTCGTAGTCTCTTCCGTCACTCGTAGAGAGATAAGACCCCGGTTCTCTCTTTCACACGCTCACTCTTCATTTTCGGCCGTCCCTGCCAATCCGAATCCCTTCTCGTTTCTTTCCTTCTCCCAGCCCTTTACCTCACCAATTCCGACAGATAGTTTTAGCCAATCCCTGTCCCGTTCAAATGGCGAAATTTCCATCTGGAGCCGTTCTCCGGGGAATTCTATTGTGAATGGGAGTAATGCGGGGGTTTTGGGTGATAAAGAGCGCGTCGTGACGGTGGTGTTGTTGGGTTGGCTCGGGGCCAAGACCAAGCACCTGAAGAGATACGTTGAGTGGTACAACTCCAGGGGCCTTCACGCGGTGACTTTCGTGGTTGAAGTGAGAGAGCTGCTGTGCTTTGATTTGGGCCAAAGGCTCGAGCAGCGTATGTCGGCGTTAGCAGACGAGCTCGTTTCGTGGGTATCGGAGAGGGAGGAGGACGGTAGAGAACGGTGCTTGGTTTTTCACACTTTTAGCAACACGGGTTGGCTTAG CTATGGCGCCATTCTTAATGCTTTCCAGGGTAGAAAGGACTTGATGGATAAGATCAAAGGCTGCATTGTTGATTCGGGAGGAGGAGACCAGTTTAATCCTCAG GTGTGGGCAGCAGGATTCGCGACCGCTATACTGAAGAAACGCAGCTCTGCAGCATACCCTGTAGTTGACAGTGGAGAATTGAATGAATTCAACAGCGAAATGAACATGCCAAAGATGCAAGAAAATAAACCTCCACTAATTGAAACAGTACTTCTATCTGCGTTAGAGAAGTTTTTCTCGGTGGTTCTAAAACTGCCTGACGTGGAACT gAGGTTAAAAAGGATTGTTTCCAACATCTCAAAAACCCAGTCTTATTTCCCTCAGCTTTACCTCTATAGTACAGCCGACAAAGTGGTTCCATTTCAGTCTGTAGAGTTCTTTATTGAGGAACAGAGAAGGATGGGGAGAAAAGTAAGGTCTTTCAACTTTGGATCTTCCCCGCATGTTGACCATTATAGGAGTTTCCCCAACATATATTCATCAGAGCTTCATGATTTCCTCCTGAACGAGTGTTTTGCTAAAGTTGAGCAGTTGTAA
- the LOC121247008 gene encoding secretion-regulating guanine nucleotide exchange factor isoform X2 — translation MKLREFRVCGEGLRRRWMSSAVLSFGDGSQGALGLPSSLTGLAVDAYEPTPVPALPPDVTSLSAGHYHSLAVTSQGQLWAWGRNNEAQLGRGLLAPRDSWNEPKRVQGLDKVNVCAAFASGVISAAIGDDGSLWVWGKSKRGQLGLGKGIVEAVAPSRVEALAGEKIAKVSFGWGHTLAQTEDGNLFVWGYSADARIGKVGESFERSRLDSSVGIPENKGQLSSSAFEAAEKLVLEGMKEEENMPIVWEPCLVEQLHGVEVTDIACGLDHSTVLYRNGTLLSCGSNVYGQLGRVNQDLGMLPVDIAIVPVSIAAGLGHSLAICRVSSSDTIEDATSIVSWGWNRSFQLGRTGPEHIPLMVEGLADEIPVSVSGGRAHSAVLTSKGEVWVWGCGKNGRLGLGSSSDEAEPILLDSLQGCEVIQIVSGFDHNLVLIAE, via the exons ATGAAATTAAGAGAATTTAGGGTTTGTGGGGAAGGGCTACGAAGAAGATGGATGAGCAGCGCGGTGCTGAGCTTTGGGGATGGGAGCCAGGGGGCTCTCGGACTGCCTTCCTCTCTGACGGGTCTTGCTGTTGACGCTTATGAGCCCACGCCGGTCCCTGCGCTCCCCCCTGATGTTACCAGTCTCAGTGCCGGACACTACCACTCTTTGGCTGTAACTTCCCAAGGTCAGCTGTGGGCTTGGGGTCGAAACAACGAAGCCCAGCTCGGCCGTGGTCTTCTTGCTCCCAG AGATTCTTGGAATGAGCCGAAGAGAGTGCAAGGGCTGGACAAAGTGAATGTTTGCGCTGCATTTGCATCCGGGGTAATTTCTGCAGCCATTGGAGATGATGGGTCTTTATGGGTCTGGGGAAAGTCTAAGCGTGGACAGCTTGGTCTTGGAAAAGGAATCGTTGAGGCTGTAGCACCTTCCAGGGTTGAAGCGCTTGCTGGAGAAAAGATAGCCAAG GTGTCATTTGGTTGGGGGCATACACTTGCACAAACTGAGGATGGGAATTTGTTTGTCTGGGGTTATTCAGCTGATGCTAGGATAGGGAAGGTTGGGGAATCTTTCGAGAGGTCTCGTCTGGATTCGAGTGTGGGTATACCAGAAAACAAAGGACAACTCTCAAGCTCGGCATTCGAAGCTGCCGAGAAGCTGGTTTTAGAAGGAATGAAGGAGGAGGAAAACATGCCAATTGTCTGGGAACCTTGTTTAGTGGAGCAATTACATGGTGTTGAAGTCACAGACATTGCGTGTGGGCTAGATCATTCCACGGTTCTCTACC GTAATGGCACCCTGTTGAGCTGTGGAAGTAACGTATATGGTCAGCTGGGCAGAGTAAATCAAGATTTGGGAATGTTGCCAGTTGACATAGCCATTGTTCCTGTGTCTATAGCGGCAGGTCTTGGCCATTCTTTGGCAATTTGCAGGGTTTCATCATCGGATACAATAGAAGATGCTACGAGTATTGTTTCGTGGGGATGGAATCGGAGCTTTCAGCTTGGAAGGACAGGACCAGAGCATATCCCATTGATGGTTGAAGGGTTAGCTGATGAAATTCCAGTCTCTGTGTCAGGGGGGCGTGCACATTCCGCTGTTCTCACATCTAAGGGAGAGGTGTGGGTTTGGGGCTGTGGTAAGAATGGCAGGCTTGGGTTAGGAAGCTCCAGTGATGAAGCTGAGCCAATTTTGCTAGACTCTTTACAAGGTTGCGAGGTTATACAAATTGTGTCAGGCTTTGATCATAATCTTGTCTTGATTGCTGAATAA
- the LOC121247005 gene encoding pentatricopeptide repeat-containing protein At5g66520, translating to MEPISVNLQNQTSIESNVVQSLCLLERCSKMVEIKQIHARLYKTGLIGEPNAVSRLLASSTSPDFGSLTYARKVFDEISRPNTFMWNTMIRGYSNSNEPEAALLLYHQMLCHSVPHNAYTFPFLLKACSTLSALEETQQIHAHIIKTGFGLDVYATNSLLHVYAISGCIKSAHLLFERLLERDIVSWNSMIDGYAKFGRLEMAFEFFKNMPVKNVVSWTAMISGLVGAGLNKEALNLFCEMLIAGVKPDNVALGVSLSACAHLGALDQGRWIHAYIAKNGIKIDRILGCVLIDMYGKCGDMEEALEVFTKLEKRGTSEWTTIINGFAIHGQGQEALDLFVQMSKAGIKPNLITVTAILTACTHAGFVDDGKSMFKSMTTVYRLNPTIEHYGCMVDLLGRAGLLMEAKDLIEKMPLKPNAAIWGALLNACWIHGHLELGKQIGKILLEIDPGHGGRYIHLARIHAAAGEWDQAVEVRSQMKHRGVSKPPGCSSISLNGIVHEFSAGDGCHPQMEKIYWMWNQITEKLTQEGYKPATGDLLLDLYDEEKERAIQYHSEKLAIAFGLISTRPETTIRIVKNLRVCEDCHIVTKLISKIYARDIIVRDRTRFHHFKNGKCSCRDYW from the coding sequence ATGGAACCCATTTCAGTGAATCTACAAAATCAGACCTCCATAGAATCAAATGTAGTACAGAGCCTGTGTCTGCTTGAAAGATGTTCAAAAATGGTGGAAATAAAGCAGATTCACGCTCGACTTTATAAAACAGGTCTCATTGGAGAACCTAACGCAGTGAGCAGGCTCCTAGCTTCCAGCACCTCCCCAGATTTTGGCAGCTTGACTTATGCTCGGAAGGTTTTTGACGAAATTAGTAGACCCAATACTTTCATGTGGAACACCATGATTAGAGGATATTCAAACAGCAATGAGCCAGAAGCAGCCCTGCTTCTGTACCATCAAATGCTTTGTCATTCAGTCCCACATAATGCTTACACCTTCCCTTTCCTGCTCAAAGCATGTTCCACTCTGTCAGCTTTGGAagaaacccaacaaatccacgcCCACATCATAAAAACAGGCTTTGGCTTGGATGTTTATGCCACAAATTCATTGCTTCATGTTTATGCCATCTCTGGTTGCATCAAATCTGCACATCTCCTCTTCGAGCGGCTTCTTGAGCGAGACATTGTTTCTTGGAACTCAATGATTGATGGGTATGCAAAATTTGGCAGGTTAGAGATggcttttgaatttttcaaaaatatgccAGTAAAGAATGTGGTCTCATGGACGGCAATGATTTCTGGCCTTGTTGGGGCAGGACTCAACAAGGAAGCTCTAAACCTTTTTTGTGAAATGCTGATTGCGGGAGTCAAACCTGACAATGTAGCCCTTGGAGTCTCACTTTCAGCGTGTGCACATCTAGGAGCATTGGATCAAGGCAGATGGATTCACGCCTATATAGCTAAAAATGGAATCAAAATCGATCGTATACTGGGCTGTGTTCTTATAGACATGTATGGTAAGTGTGGAGACATGGAAGAAGCTCTAGAAGTCTTCACAAAACTTGAGAAGAGAGGTACCTCTGAATGGACAACAATAATTAATGGTTTTGCAATACATGGGCAGGGACAAGAAGCTCTTGATTTGTTTGTGCAAATGAGCAAAGCAGGAATTAAGCCAAATTTGATCACAGTCACAGCAATTTTGACTGCATGTACCCATGCAGGGTTTGTTGATGATGGCAAGTCAATGTTTAAGAGCATGACTACAGTTTATAGGTTGAACCCAACAATCGAGCATTACGGATGCATGGTAGACCTTCTAGGCAGAGCCGGGTTGCTTATGGAAGCAAAAGACTTAATCGAGAAAATGCCTTTAAAGCCGAATGCTGCCATTTGGGGAGCACTGCTCAACGCCTGCTGGATTCATGGACATCTTGAGTTAGGGAAACAGATAGGGAAAATCCTGCTTGAAATTGACCCTGGGCATGGCGGGCGATACATTCACTTGGCAAGAATTCATGCTGCAGCTGGGGAATGGGACCAAGCAGTTGAAGTGAGAAGCCAGATGAAACACAGAGGAGTTTCAAAACCTCCAGGGTGTAGTTCAATCAGCCTGAATGGTATTGTCCATGAATTTTCAGCTGGAGATGGGTGCCATCCACAGATGGAAAAGATTTATTGGATGTGGAACCAGATTACAGAGAAACTAACGCAAGAAGGGTATAAACCTGCAACAGGGGACTTACTGCTTGATCTATATGatgaggagaaagagagagcaatCCAGTATCATAGTGAAAAGCTGGCTATTGCATTTGGGCTAATAAGCACTAGACCGGAGACAACCATCCGGATTGTTAAGAATCTTCGGGTGTGTGAGGACTGCCACATAGTTACAAAGCTCATCTCAAAGATTTATGCTAGGGATATTATTGTTCGGGATAGAACTCGTTTCCACCATTTCAAGAATGGGAAATGTTCTTGCAGAGATTATtggtga
- the LOC121247010 gene encoding transmembrane protein 53 isoform X2 gives MEAPMKLFCGHSILSRQVFARTGHRLPSLVVSSVTRREIRPRFSLSHAHSSFSAVPANPNPFSFLSFSQPFTSPIPTDSFSQSLSRSNGEISIWSRSPGNSIVNGSNAGVLGDKERVVTVVLLGWLGAKTKHLKRYVEWYNSRGLHAVTFVVEVRELLCFDLGQRLEQRMSALADELVSWVSEREEDGRERYGAILNAFQGRKDLMDKIKGCIVDSGGGDQFNPQVWAAGFATAILKKRSSAAYPVVDSGELNEFNSEMNMPKMQENKPPLIETVLLSALEKFFSVVLKLPDVELRLKRIVSNISKTQSYFPQLYLYSTADKVVPFQSVEFFIEEQRRMGRKVRSFNFGSSPHVDHYRSFPNIYSSELHDFLLNECFAKVEQL, from the exons ATGGAAGCTCCGATGAAGTTATTCTGCGGTCATTCCATTCTCAGTCGCCAAGTCTTCGCCAGAACCGGACACCGACTACCCTCGCTCGTAGTCTCTTCCGTCACTCGTAGAGAGATAAGACCCCGGTTCTCTCTTTCACACGCTCACTCTTCATTTTCGGCCGTCCCTGCCAATCCGAATCCCTTCTCGTTTCTTTCCTTCTCCCAGCCCTTTACCTCACCAATTCCGACAGATAGTTTTAGCCAATCCCTGTCCCGTTCAAATGGCGAAATTTCCATCTGGAGCCGTTCTCCGGGGAATTCTATTGTGAATGGGAGTAATGCGGGGGTTTTGGGTGATAAAGAGCGCGTCGTGACGGTGGTGTTGTTGGGTTGGCTCGGGGCCAAGACCAAGCACCTGAAGAGATACGTTGAGTGGTACAACTCCAGGGGCCTTCACGCGGTGACTTTCGTGGTTGAAGTGAGAGAGCTGCTGTGCTTTGATTTGGGCCAAAGGCTCGAGCAGCGTATGTCGGCGTTAGCAGACGAGCTCGTTTCGTGGGTATCGGAGAGGGAGGAGGACGGTAGAGAACG CTATGGCGCCATTCTTAATGCTTTCCAGGGTAGAAAGGACTTGATGGATAAGATCAAAGGCTGCATTGTTGATTCGGGAGGAGGAGACCAGTTTAATCCTCAG GTGTGGGCAGCAGGATTCGCGACCGCTATACTGAAGAAACGCAGCTCTGCAGCATACCCTGTAGTTGACAGTGGAGAATTGAATGAATTCAACAGCGAAATGAACATGCCAAAGATGCAAGAAAATAAACCTCCACTAATTGAAACAGTACTTCTATCTGCGTTAGAGAAGTTTTTCTCGGTGGTTCTAAAACTGCCTGACGTGGAACT gAGGTTAAAAAGGATTGTTTCCAACATCTCAAAAACCCAGTCTTATTTCCCTCAGCTTTACCTCTATAGTACAGCCGACAAAGTGGTTCCATTTCAGTCTGTAGAGTTCTTTATTGAGGAACAGAGAAGGATGGGGAGAAAAGTAAGGTCTTTCAACTTTGGATCTTCCCCGCATGTTGACCATTATAGGAGTTTCCCCAACATATATTCATCAGAGCTTCATGATTTCCTCCTGAACGAGTGTTTTGCTAAAGTTGAGCAGTTGTAA
- the LOC121247012 gene encoding syntaxin-112: MNDLMTQSFLSYVELKKQAQKDLEADLDIEAGQLNHTEEQNLSQFFQEVGVIKGEMEEITNLLFDLQHLNEETKSTHSAKVLRGLRDRMDSDMVAVLRKAMIVKARLEALDRSNVTNRTVSEAYKEGSPVDRTRISVTNGLRVKLKEMMNDFQSLRENILSDHKEDLKRRYYTATGELPSEEVIEKMVSGAVKVQLFEGKTETNLRSKERHEAVMDIQRSLNKLHQVFLDMAVLVETQGEKIDDIEENLANVGSFINGGTNSLYYANQMKKKNKKWACWVCAVLLIILLVCIISMLAS; encoded by the coding sequence ATGAATGATCTTATGACACAATCGTTCTTAAGTTATGTGGAACTGAAGAAACAGGCCCAGAAGGACCTTGAAGCAGATCTTGATATTGAAGCAGGCCAACTCAACCACACTGAGGAACAGAACCTCTCTCAGTTCTTTCAAGAAGTTGGAGTAATTAAGGGTGAAATGGAAGAGATAACCAATCTCTTGTTTGATCTTCAACACTTGAATGAAGAGACAAAGTCAACCCACAGTGCTAAAGTTCTTCGAGGGCTAAGAGATCGAATGGACTCAGACATGGTTGCAGTTCTCCGAAAAGCCATGATTGTCAAGGCAAGGCTAGAAGCGCTTGATCGATCCAATGTGACCAATCGCACGGTCTCAGAAGCATATAAAGAGGGAAGTCCTGTCGATAGGACAAGGATATCTGTAACAAATGGTTTGAGAGTCAAACTTAAGGAAATGATGAATGATTTCCAATCcttgagagaaaatattcttTCAGATCATAAGGAAGATCTCAAGAGGAGGTACTATACTGCAACCGGCGAACTACCAAGCGAGGAGGTTATTGAAAAGATGGTTTCAGGGGCTGTGAAAGTTCAACTATTTGAAGGGAAAACTGAGACGAATTTGAGGAGTAAAGAGAGGCATGAGGCTGTGATGGATATTCAGAGGAGCTTGAACAAGCTTCATCAGGTCTTCCTTGACATGGCTGTTCTAGTTGAGACACAAGGTGAAAAGATTGATGATATCGAAGAGAACTTGGCCAATGTGGGTAGCTTTATCAATGGTGGAACTAACAGTCTTTACTATGCCAatcaaatgaagaagaagaacaagaaatgGGCTTGCTGGGTTTGTGCTGTGCTGCTGATTATACTGTTGGTGTGCATCATTTCTATGCTAGCTTCTTGA
- the LOC121247006 gene encoding laccase-11-like, translated as MHVIASIQTVLKKVFFFGLAGISMARAVPGFTFLFFGVLGLIFFPAEAAIKNYQFDIQVKNVSRLCHAKPIVTVNGRFPGPTIYVREGDRVLINVTNHAQYNMSIHWHGLKQYRNGWADGPAYITQCPIQTGNSYTYDFNVTGQRGTLWWHAHILWLRATVHGAFVIMPKPGTPFPFPQPHQEFELLLGEWWHADVEDVGTNMGLPPNMSDAHTINGKPGPLFPCSEKHTFAIEVESGKTYLLRIINAALNDELFFAIAGHNMTVVEVDAVYTKPFSTQAILIAPGQTTNVLVQANQVPGRYFMAARPYIDAPLSIDNKTAAGILQYKGIPNTFLPTLPQLPAPNDTEFALSYNKNLRSLNTPRYPAKVPLKVDRNLFYTVGFGKNSCPTCLNGTKLLASLNNISFVMPQVALLQAHHFNIKGVYRVDFPDRPPTPFNYTGAPLTANLGTATGTRIGKIAFNSTVELVLQDTNLLTVESHPFHLHGYNFFVVGTGIGNFDPAKDPGNYNLVDPVERNTVGVPTGGWTAIRFRADNPGVWFLHCHLELHTGWGLKTAFVVEDGPGADQSVLPPPKDLPPC; from the exons ATGCATGTGATCGCATCCATACAAACAGTACTTaaaaaggttttcttttttggacTGGCCGGGATATCCATGGCTAGAGCTGTTCCTGGGTTCACCTTCCTTTTCTTTGGAGTTCTTGGCTTAATCTTTTTTCCAGCTGAAGCTGCCATAAAGAATTACCAATTTGAT ATTCAAGTGAAGAATGTGAGCAGATTGTGCCATGCAAAACCCATCGTAACTGTAAACGGGAGGTTCCCAGGGCCGACTATATATGTTAGGGAGGGAGATAGAGTTCTTATCAACGTAACAAACCATGCACAATATAACATGTCTATTCACTG GCATGGACTGAAGCAATATCGAAATGGCTGGGCGGATGGACCAGCTTACATTACTCAGTGTCCAATCCAGACTGGGAATAGCTACACTTATGACTTCAATGTAACGGGACAAAGGGGAACTTTATGGTGGCATGCACATATTCTTTGGCTGAGGGCTACTGTCCATGGTGCTTTTGTCATCATGCCAAAACCAGGAACCCCATTTCCTTTCCCACAGCCGCACCAGGAATTTGAACTTCTGTTAG GAGAATGGTGGCATGCGGATGTGGAAGATGTTGGGACGAACATGGGTTTGCCACCAAATATGTCAGATGCACACACAATCAATGGAAAGCCGGGGCCACTCTTTCCATGCTCTGAAAAAC ATACTTTTGCAATCGAGGTGGAATCAGGCAAAACGTACCTGCTGAGGATCATCAACGCTGCACTCAACGACGAGCTTTTCTTTGCTATTGCTGGACATAACATGACAGTGGTGGAGGTTGATGCAGTTTATACAAAACCATTCAGCACTCAAGCTATACTTATTGCCCCCGGCCAGACCACAAACGTTCTGGTGCAAGCTAACCAAGTCCCAGGGAGATATTTCATGGCTGCTAGGCCTTACATTGATGCTCCGCTTTCCATAGATAACAAAACTGCTGCAGGAATACTGCAGTACAAAGGCATTCCAAACACTTTCCTCCCTACTCTTCCCCAGTTGCCCGCACCCAATGACACCGAATTTGCTTTGAGCTACAACAAGAATCTCAGAAGCTTAAATACTCCACGGTATCCTGCCAAAGTTCCTCTCAAAGTTGATAGAAATCTCTTTTACACAGTTGGTTTTGGCAAGAATTCTTGCCCAACTTGCCTCAATGGAACCAAACTCCTTGCTTCATTGAATAATATCTCTTTTGTGATGCCTCAAGTAGCTCTTCTCCAAGCTCACCACTTCAACATTAAAGGAGTGTATAGAGTTGATTTCCCTGACAGGCCTCCGACTCCTTTCAACTACACCGGTGCTCCACTTACAGCTAATCTTGGTACTGCCACAGGCACAAGGATTGGCAAGATCGCCTTTAATTCCACAGTTGAGCTGGTACTACAAGACACCAATCTTCTAACAGTTGAGTCACATCCATTCCATCTTCATGGCTATAACTTCTTCGTTGTTGGGACGGGTATCGGGAATTTTGATCCTGCTAAAGATCCGGGAAATTACAACTTGGTTGATCCAGTGGAAAGGAATACAGTCGGAGTTCCCACTGGCGGTTGGACTGCTATTCGATTCAGAGCTGATAATCCCG GCGTTTGGTTTTTGCACTGTCATTTGGAGCTCCATACTGGTTGGGGATTGAAAACGGCATTTGTTGTAGAAGATGGACCAGGAGCCGATCAATCTGTTCTGCCTCCACCAAAGGATCTTCCACCATGCTAG